AAGACGTATTATCCCTTGAAAACCGCTCAAGGGTATGATGAGGTGGGTCTTGCCTCGTGGTATGGTAAAGATTTTCATGGAAAAAAGACCGCCAATGGACGTATTTACAATATGTATGGAGTGAGTGCGGCTCACAAGATTCTTCCGTTGGGAACCAAGGTCCGAGTCACGAATATGGAGAACAGCCGAAGCGTTGTGCTTGTTATCAATGACCGGGGACCGTTTGTTCATGGCCGAATACTTGACCTGTCATATGGTGCCGCCAAAGCGCTTGGGACAGTGGAACGAGGTGTGGCCAAGGTCCGCATTACCGCAGTCGGGACGCTTCCCGGTGCAACCAGTCGGGTGGCAACATCACCGGCCAGATTGTACCATGTGCGCGTTGGTGCGTTCGCGAATCGGGCAAACGCGGAGCGGGTCCATCGGGATCTTGTGGCAAGCGGATATGGCCATGCGCGGATTCAGACCGTGAATCGGGATGGTCGAATTTTGCATATTGTCCAGGCCGGAACGTTTTCCAGTCGGAAAAATGCCGAACAGGTCCTTGAGAGATTGAAGGATGATTTTCCGACCAGCTATATTATGAGTTAGTCTAGTGTTTAATCTGTATAGCAAAGTATGTATTATCGAAAAAGTTGCGCTATACGGTGCTTTTTGACTTCCCATAACCATTTCGAGCGTGTATAAACCGTCGAAATAAACCGCGTGTCATTAGTTAGACATCAAATAAACCACTTGTAGGAGTTTTTTATGACCAAAGCTGAACTCGTAGCAAAGATTGCTGAAAAGAACGGCACTTCCAAAGCACAGGCTGAAGCTTCCATGAACGCCATTCTCGACATCATCCAGGACGAGCTGGCCGCAGGCAACAAATTGACCTTGACTGGTTTCGGTACTTTCAGCGTCAGCGAAAGAAAAGCCCGGACCGGCCGCAACCCCCGTACTGGTGCCGAGATCAAGATTCCGGCCACCAAGGTTGCTCAGTTCAAGCCTGGCAAGGTCCTCAAGGACGCCGTTAAGTAGCTGCGATCAGAGAGGTATGTAGAAGCCCTTCCGGTGAATTCGGAGGGGCTTTTTCGTGGATGATTTTTGTCCAAAAAAAAGTTCCCCACCCGTGAAGGTGGGGAACCGCCATGCGCCTTTCACTGTGGAAAAGCGGGGCATATGCTTCTATGGAGTGCGTTCCATTCCGGTTGAAGGCGTCATGGGCTTGTGTGTGAGCATTATTTTCTATTCCCTGCCAAGACTTCTGAGACGTGCTTGACCGTGATGTTCGAGCCACGTTTTTTCAGGCCGCCACGGAGTTGCATGATGCAGCCCGGGCAGTCTGTCAGAAGCGTGGTCGCGCCGGTTTTTTCCACGTTCGTGAGTTTCTTGTTCAGCAGTTCTGCGGATAATTCCGGGAACTTCATGGAGAAGGTGCCACCGAATCCACAGCAGACTTCCTCTTCATCACATTCCACGTATTCCAGCCCACCCTTTTCAATGAGTTGGCGCGGTGCGTCATGGACGTCCAGACCTCGGCAGAGATGGCACGGGGCATGGTAGGTCGCTTTTTCCGTGGTTGCTCTGAAGTCGTCTTTTTGTACTTTGAGAACATCATTCACGAAGGATGAATAGTCGATGATCTTGTCCGCAAAGGCGTCAGCCCGGTATTTGAGCGCGGGTCTGTCCATGACCAGTTTGGGATAGTTGTGTTTGAGATGGGCCGCACAGGAAGCGCACAGGGTGATGATGTAATCATATGCATCAGGCTCGAATGCGCGGAGGTTCTGTTTGGCGACATCTCTGGATGCGTCCATTTCACCCATCATCTGGACGGGGAGTCCGCAACAGGATTGTTCCATGGGGTAGTCCATGGCCACATTGTTGGCTGCAAAGAGTTCGACCGCGGCCTGCATCTGTTCAGGATAGACAAAGTCCTGCACGCAGCCGGAGAACAGGGCAACGCGCAGTTTGGGTTTGTCCACTGCCGGGCGATTTTTCTGCCACCAGTCGCGGAATGGTGTTTCCGCAATGGTCGGCAGTGCGCGGAAGCTGTGTTCCTTGGAGAAGATCATGGGCAGATGGCGAATGAATCCGTCTTTTTCTGCCACGGGCTTCTGACCCCATTTGGCGGTTCGCAGCAGGGTATGGAACAATTTTCGGTTTCGGAGCACCTTGCTGAGCAGGACGCTCGGCAGAGGATGGCCGTCTTCTTCCTGAATACGGGCGTGGATTTCCTTGATGAGCCTGGGCAGATCAATGCCACCGGCACAGACGTCCTTGCACGCTTCACAGTTGATGCAGTTTTGAACGAGGTTTTTGGCCTTGTCCTTGCCATGGAAGAAATAGGTCAGGATCAGACCGATGGCACCGATGTAGATGTGTCCCATTTTGTGACCGCCAACCAGCCGGTATACCGGGCAGACATTGGCGCAGGCTCCGCAACGGACGCAACGATTGACCTGGGAGAACAGCGAATCCTTGAGCAATTCGGAACGGCCATTGTCCAACACGACATAGTGAATTTCCTTGGTGCCGTTTTCGGCTGACGCACATTCGTTGGCACCTGTTATCCAGGTGACATAGGACGTGAGTTGC
This Pseudodesulfovibrio sp. JC047 DNA region includes the following protein-coding sequences:
- the ldhH gene encoding L-lactate dehydrogenase (quinone) large subunit LdhH; its protein translation is MQNANDLKEYRKELQESLDNEFLRTTLDNFAVAYKAGRANAFKGMDVRGLVHDIACSKDAAGENYEALYAEFKEKAEAAGIHVHFAKTGDEANQIIAQIAKDTDCTKIVKSKSMTAEETLLNHDLEDAGLEVTETDLGEWIIQLRHEGPSHMVMPAIHLSRYQVGDLFTEVTGSKQDSEIEKLVKVARRELRQKYVEADMGITGANFAVAETGGIGLVTNEGNARLVSTLPRVHVALMGIDKLLPTLHDALRILKALPRNATGQQLTSYVTWITGANECASAENGTKEIHYVVLDNGRSELLKDSLFSQVNRCVRCGACANVCPVYRLVGGHKMGHIYIGAIGLILTYFFHGKDKAKNLVQNCINCEACKDVCAGGIDLPRLIKEIHARIQEEDGHPLPSVLLSKVLRNRKLFHTLLRTAKWGQKPVAEKDGFIRHLPMIFSKEHSFRALPTIAETPFRDWWQKNRPAVDKPKLRVALFSGCVQDFVYPEQMQAAVELFAANNVAMDYPMEQSCCGLPVQMMGEMDASRDVAKQNLRAFEPDAYDYIITLCASCAAHLKHNYPKLVMDRPALKYRADAFADKIIDYSSFVNDVLKVQKDDFRATTEKATYHAPCHLCRGLDVHDAPRQLIEKGGLEYVECDEEEVCCGFGGTFSMKFPELSAELLNKKLTNVEKTGATTLLTDCPGCIMQLRGGLKKRGSNITVKHVSEVLAGNRK
- a CDS encoding HU family DNA-binding protein, whose translation is MTKAELVAKIAEKNGTSKAQAEASMNAILDIIQDELAAGNKLTLTGFGTFSVSERKARTGRNPRTGAEIKIPATKVAQFKPGKVLKDAVK
- a CDS encoding septal ring lytic transglycosylase RlpA family protein, with protein sequence MRHVRALFAVLVLLTMAGCGSLNPFPKHIYSTPPQETGQPSRYDPKTNPYTVMGKTYYPLKTAQGYDEVGLASWYGKDFHGKKTANGRIYNMYGVSAAHKILPLGTKVRVTNMENSRSVVLVINDRGPFVHGRILDLSYGAAKALGTVERGVAKVRITAVGTLPGATSRVATSPARLYHVRVGAFANRANAERVHRDLVASGYGHARIQTVNRDGRILHIVQAGTFSSRKNAEQVLERLKDDFPTSYIMS